One window from the genome of Saccharomyces mikatae IFO 1815 strain IFO1815 genome assembly, chromosome: 4 encodes:
- the EXP1 gene encoding Exp1p (similar to Saccharomyces cerevisiae YDL121C; ancestral locus Anc_2.308), with protein MHLYGYFVLLIIVLVFIALLPLFSGIGTFKLAKPSSSASKPSTTGKYGKREYIKKKLNHTNVLKFDLKDRDDSLGDDRAHASSASRKFEIDSKTGLKRRVIGQYNKDPNDFDFDINDLINEDELEERREEEEKLKKYDGKKNEAYEGFV; from the coding sequence ATGCATTTATATGgttattttgttcttctcaTTATTGTGCTAGTTTTTATTGCATTATTACCTTTGTTTTCCGGTATTGGCACGTTCAAATTAGCTAAACCAAGTTCGTCGGCATCAAAACCATCTACAACTGGCAAGTACGGTAAGAGGGAatacatcaaaaaaaagcttaaTCACACCAACGTGTTAAAATTCGATCTAAAAGATAGGGACGATAGTTTAGGTGATGACCGTGCTCATGCGTCTTCAGCATCtagaaaatttgaaatcgATTCTAAAACAGGTCTAAAAAGACGTGTAATTGGTCAATACAACAAAGATCCTAATGATTTCGATTTCGATATCAATGATCTGATCAATGAGGATGAATTAGAGGAACGGagggaagaagaggaaaagctGAAGAAGTACGATggtaagaaaaatgaagcCTACGAAGGATTTGTATGA
- the YFH1 gene encoding ferroxidase (similar to Saccharomyces cerevisiae YFH1 (YDL120W); ancestral locus Anc_2.309): protein MIRRSLKSIARFSSVLGRRSMITAARKHIRLYPAVTNNMSHTVNIIQKRFVESSTDGQVVPQEVLNLPLEKYHEEADDYLDNLLDSLEELSEAHPDCIPDVELSHGVMTLEVPAFGTYVINKQPPNKQIWLASPLSGPNRFDLLNGEWVSLRNGKNLTDILTEEVEKAIAKSQ from the coding sequence ATGATCAGGCGTTCTCTAAAAAGTATAGCTCGATTCAGCTCTGTACTGGGCAGAAGATCGATGATAACAGCAGCGCGAAAACATATCAGATTATATCCAGCTGTGACAAATAACATGAGTCATACCGtaaatattattcaaaagagaTTTGTAGAATCCTCCACAGATGGGCAAGTGGTCCCTCAAGAAGTGTTAAACTTACCGCTTGAAAAGTACCACGAGGAAGCAGACGACTACCTAGACAATTTACTAGATAGCCTGGAAGAACTGAGTGAGGCTCATCCAGATTGCATACCCGACGTAGAGCTGAGCCACGGAGTAATGACACTAGAAGTTCCAGCCTTCGGGACATATGTAATAAACAAACAACCACCTAATAAGCAAATTTGGTTGGCATCTCCACTGTCTGGGCCTAACAGATTTGATCTTTTAAATGGGGAGTGGGTTTCGCTAAGAAATGGTAAAAATCTAACAGATATACTTACTGAGGAAGTTGAGAAAGCTATTGCAAAAAGCCAGTAG
- the UBP1 gene encoding ubiquitin-specific protease UBP1 (similar to Saccharomyces cerevisiae UBP1 (YDL122W); ancestral locus Anc_2.307): MDLFIERKINSLLHFLFGSRQDFLKSFEIWNNNNNNLSIYLLIFGVVVFFYKKPDHLNYVVESIREMTTNFRNNNSLSRWLPRSKFTHLDEEILKRGGFIAGLVNDGNTCFMNSVLQSLASSKELMEFLDNNVIKTYEEMEQNEHNKEESEHEPEQGEYNNKKNSNRSGKVYGKHKKKLNRKLSSKEEERENQEPDITFSTALRDLLAALNDKYYRDKPYFKTNSLLKSMSKSPRKNILLGYDQEDAQEFFQNILAELESNVKSLNTEKLDSTPIAKSNLPEDALVGQQNLGEVGTVYIPTEQIDPNSILHDKSIQNLTPFRLMTPLDGITAERIGCLQCGENGGIRYSVFSGLSLNLPNENIGSTLKLSQLLSDWSKPEIIEGVECNRCALTAAHSHLMEQLDQFQKKPEGSIPEKLMNAVKDRVQQIQEVLAKPVIDDEDYKKLHTANMVRKCSKSKQILISRPPPLLSIHINRSVFDPRTYMIRKNNSKVLFKSRLNLAPWCCDIDEINLDARLPMSKKEKTVQQDSSEDENIGGEYYTKLHERFEQEFEDSEEERDYNDGEENYTSHYSHSKNNNNYDPLNGEADDLTSDDEDEHIEETDALGNTIRKRITENTNDENDYVKDDEKELHNIDSVNIDEPKVNVEDQLETSSDEEDVIPAPPINYTRSFSTVPATPLTYSLRSVIVHYGTHNYGHYIAFRKYRGCWWRISDETVYVVDEAEVLSTPGVFMLFYEYDYDEETGQMKDDLELIPSNNKEEEEEEEEEEEEKEEKEDVAEQNEAQEDKRS; this comes from the coding sequence ATGGATTTgtttattgaaagaaaaataaacagtttattacattttttatttgggTCCCGACaggattttttgaagagttTTGAGATTTggaataacaataataacaatttATCgatttatttattaatttttgGTGTAGTCGtatttttctataaaaAACCAGATCATTTGAACTACGTTGTTGAGAGCATCAGGGAAATGACAACAAACTTTagaaataataacagtCTTAGTCGTTGGTTGCCCAGGAGTAAGTTCACCCACTTGGACGAAGAAATCTTGAAAAGAGGCGGCTTCATTGCCGGTTTAGTTAATGATGGTAATACTTGTTTTATGAATTCCGTTTTACAGTCATTAGCATCGTCCAAAGAACTGATGGAATTCTTGGATAATAATGTCATCAAAACATATGAGGAGATGGAACAAAACGAACACAATAAGGAAGAGAGCGAGCATGAACCTGAACAAGGTGAATAtaacaacaaaaagaacTCCAACAGGAGTGGCAAAGTTTATGGTAAACataagaagaagttgaacaGGAAGCTAAGTTctaaagaggaagaaagagaaaatcaAGAGCCAGATATCACATTCAGTACCGCTTTAAGAGACCTACTTGCTGCTTTGAATGATAAGTACTATAGAGACAAACCTTATTTCAAGACCAATAGTTTATTGAAATCAATGTCTAAGTCTCCTAGAAAGAATATACTTCTCGGTTATGATCAGGAAGACGCACAAGaattcttccaaaataTTTTAGCTGAACTGGAGAGTAACGTCAAATCGTTGAATACTGAAAAACTAGATTCTACACCCATTGCAAAATCCAACTTACCTGAGGATGCTTTAGTGGGCCAACAAAATCTTGGCGAGGTTGGAACAGTTTATATTCCAACTGAACAAATTGATCCTAATTCTATCTTACATGACAAGTCAATCCAAAATTTGACACCTTTCAGATTAATGACTCCTTTGGACGGCATCACCGCAGAAAGAATTGGTTGTTTACAGTGTGGTGAGAACGGTGGCATAAGATATTCCGTATTCTCAGGATTGAGTTTAAATTTACCAAACGAAAACATCGGTTCCACTTTAAAACTATCTCAGTTGTTAAGCGACTGGAGTAAACCTGAAATTATTGAAGGCGTGGAGTGTAATCGTTGTGCTCTCACTGCAGCACACTCTCATTTAATGGAACAGTTGGAtcagtttcaaaaaaaacctGAGGGTTCAATTCcagaaaaattgatgaacGCTGTTAAAGATAGAGTGCAACAAATCCAAGAAGTCCTTGCTAAACCAGTTATTGACGACGAAGATTACAAGAAGTTGCATACAGCAAATATGGTTCGTAAATGTTCTAAATCtaaacaaattttgatatcaAGACCCCCACCATTGTTATCCATTCATATCAATAGATCAGTATTCGATCCAAGAACTTATATgatcagaaaaaataactcGAAAGtattattcaaatcaaGGTTGAACCTTGCCCCATGGTGTTGCGATATTGACGAGATCAATTTGGATGCTCGTTTGCCAATgtcaaaaaaggaaaaaacaGTACAACAAGACTCAAGCGAGGATGAAAACATAGGCGGCGAATATTACACTAAATTACATGAACGCTTTGAACAGGAATTTGAAGACAGCGAAGAAGAGAGAGATTACAATGAcggagaagaaaattataCATCTCATTACAGCCATagcaaaaataataataactaTGACCCATTAAACGGTGAAGCCGATGATTTGACATCcgatgatgaggatgaacACATTGAAGAAACAGATGCCTTAGGGAACACCATCAGAAAAAGGATCACAGAGAATACCAATGATGAAAACGATTATGTAaaggatgatgaaaaagaattgcACAACATCGACAGCGTTAACATTGATGAACCAAAAGTTAATGTTGAAGATCAACTAGAAACATCATCTGATGAGGAAGATGTTATACCAGCTCCGCCTATCAATTATACTAGGTCATTTTCTACAGTCCCAGCTACTCCCCTGACGTATTCTCTGCGCTCAGTCATTGTTCATTATGGTACCCATAATTATGGTCATTATATTGCATTTAGAAAATACAGGGGTTGTTGGTGGAGAATATCTGATGAGACAGTGTATGTCGTAGACGAGGCCGAAGTTCTCTCAACACCTGGTGTTTTCATGTTATTTTACGAATATGACTACGATGAGGAAACAGGGCAGATGAAGGATGATTTGGAACTCATTCCatcaaataataaagaagaagaagaagaagaagaagaagaagaagaagaaaaagaagaaaaagaagatgttgCTGAACAGAATGAAGCTCAAGAGGACAAGAGATCATAG
- the HEM25 gene encoding Hem25p (similar to Saccharomyces cerevisiae YDL119C; ancestral locus Anc_2.313), whose product MPEQASKSRNSSHLIGGFLGGLTSAVALQPLDLLKTRIQQDKKATLWKNLKEIDNPLQLWRGTLPSALRTSIGSALYLSCLNIMRSSLAKNKHSISSLGNNSNVVYNKSSSLPQLTMYENLLTGAFARGLVGYITMPITVIKVRYESTLYNYRSLNEAITHIYTKEGLFGFFRGFGATCLRDAPYAGLYVLLYEKSKQLLPMILPTRFIHYNLEGEFTTYTSTTINTTSAVLSASLATTVTAPFDTIKTRMQLEPSKFTNFFKTFTSIVKNENFLKLFSGLSMRLTRKALSAGIAWGIYEELVKRFM is encoded by the coding sequence ATGCCTGAACAAGCAAGCAAGTCAAGAAATTCATCCCATTTAATTGGGGGCTTCCTTGGTGGGTTAACATCTGCCGTGGCATTGCAACCATTAGATCTTTTGAAGACGAGAATTCAACAAGACAAGAAGGCTACATTATGGAAGAATTTAAAGGAGATAGACAACCCCCTACAGTTATGGAGAGGGACTTTACCATCAGCATTACGAACGTCGATAGGTAGTGCTTTGTATTTATCATGCTTGAATATTATGCGGTCATCTTTGGCAAAGAACAAACATAGCATATCTTCGTTAGGAAATAATTCAAATGTTGTATATAACAAGAGTAGCAGCTTACCACAGTTAACAATGTATGAAAACCTATTAACAGGTGCATTTGCAAGAGGCCTAGTGGGCTATATAACCATGCCGATTACTGTCATTAAGGTCCGCTATGAGTCTACTCTGTACAACTACCGCAGCTTAAATGAAGCAATCACCCACATATACACGAAAGAAGGGCTCTTTGGGTTTTTCAGAGGGTTTGGTGCTACCTGTTTAAGAGATGCTCCCTATGCTGGCTTGTACGTACTACTATATGAAAAATCGAAACAGTTGCTTCCCATGATTTTACCCACTAGATTTATACACTATAATCTTGAAGGGGAATTTACAACTTATACTTCCACAACAATAAACACAACGAGCGCAGTATTATCTGCTAGTCTAGCCACCACGGTAACAGCACCGTTCGACACTATAAAGACGAGAATGCAACTAGAACCATCAAAATTCactaatttcttcaaaacattTACATCTATtgttaaaaatgaaaattttttgaagctaTTTAGTGGGTTGAGTATGAGATTGACAAGAAAGGCCTTGAGTGCCGGTATTGCATGGGGTATTTATGAAGAGTTGGTTAAAAGATTcatgtga